One Aedes aegypti strain LVP_AGWG unplaced genomic scaffold, AaegL5.0 Primary Assembly AGWG_AaegL5_hic_scaff_1726_PBJ_arrow, whole genome shotgun sequence genomic window carries:
- the LOC5566828 gene encoding beta-galactoside alpha-2,6-sialyltransferase 2 yields MLRDVSLAKCCMTCFAVFCLVFTAQLEAVTLCSDVGKNHHIDRRSVFQFKHNASERQLRMGAEKPSIVNDERDAPRTRPQLRSSKNSNVAFDPTKYACGDPSMTECVNKTQVFKARVLSEFRRILKESFEENNYYRVHYNKPIFDGESELCRLKRADVRTLSWRDPPFNWNEIGSYFPLNPLFKERNASCAVIASAGSLKGSRLGDFIDDHDIVMRFNHAPTKGFEVDVGSKTTVRVVNSQVVTKPEFKLLTAKHFRHVSIAAWDPGKFDQNLEEWIKSPDFNLFENFKKV; encoded by the exons ATGTTGCGCGACGTTTCGTTGGCTAAATGTTGCATGACATGCTTCGCAGTTTTTTGCCTCGTCTTTACCGCTCAGCTTGAAGCAG TCACACTTTGTTCTGATGTAGGTAAAAATCACCATATTGACCGCCGAAGCGTGTTTCAATTCAAACACAATGCCAGCGAACGTCAGCTTAGAATGGGCGCGGAAAAACCCTCCATAGTTAACGATGAGCGGGATGCCCCAAGAACTAGACCACAACTTCGTTCCTCGAAAAACTCCAACGTTGCTTTCGATCCCACAAAGTACGCTTGTGGGGACCCAAGTATGACCGAATGTGTTAACAAAACACAAGTGTTCAAGGCCAGGGTACTCTCTGAATTCAGAaggattttgaaggaatctttcGAAGAGAACAACTACTATCGGGTTCACTACAACAAACCTATTTTCGATGGAGAAAGCGAATTGTGCCGACTGAAACGAGCTGACGTTAGAACCCTCTCGTGGCGTGATCCCCCATTCAATTGGAATGAAATTGGCAGCTATTTCCCGTTGAACCCTTTGTTCAAAGAACGAAATGCATCATGTGCCGTCATAGCAAGTGCTGGATCACTGAAAGGATCGAGACTGGGCGATTTCATCGATGATCACGATATCGTGATGCGATTCAATCATGCACCGACGAAAGGTTTTGAGGTGGATGTGGGTTCAAAGACAACCGTGCGGGTGGTGAACTCTCAGGTGGTCACAAAGCCAGAATTTAAGCTACTCACTGCCAAGCATTTTAGACACGTTTCGATTGCGGCCTGGGATCCGGGAAAGTTCGATCAAAATCTAGAAGAGTG GATTAAAAGCCCGGACTTCAATTTGTTCGAAAACTTTAAAAAAGTATAG